The following proteins are co-located in the Phragmites australis chromosome 10, lpPhrAust1.1, whole genome shotgun sequence genome:
- the LOC133931170 gene encoding thioredoxin M-type, chloroplastic-like: MAAAISTKTIAAATSPRPRPRPRAASFLSFRPTARLPGAVAASSSGSRRCKAKDDTKASAAFDDDDDAVLDVAESTWDELVLRCKAAVLVEFWAPWCGPCRLMHPIIADLAKAYTGRLRCVKLNTDKNQDVATRYSIRSIPTILIFKNGERKETVIGAVTDTTLAKTVERFL, encoded by the exons ATGGCCGCTGCCATATCCACCAAGACtatcgccgccgccaccagcccgcggccccgcccccgcccccgcgccGCCTCCTTCCTGTCCTTCCGCCCCACGGCGCGGCTGCCAggcgccgtcgccgcctcctcctccggctccCGCCGCTGCAAGGCCAAGGACGACACCAAGGCTTCCGCCGCtttcgacgacgacgacgacgctg TGCTGGACGTGGCAGAATCAACATGGGATGAACTCGTCCTTCGCTGCAAGGCGGCGGTGCTTGTCGAGTTCTGGGCACCGTGGTGCGGTCCCTGCCGTCTGATGCACCCTATCATTGCAGATCTGGCAAAAGCATACACGGGCAGGCTGCGGTGTGTCAAGCTCAACACTGACAAGAACCAGGATGTCGCGACGAGGTACAGCATCAGAAGCATCCCTACCATCTTGATATTCAAGAATGGGGAGAGGAAGGAGACGGTGATTGGCGCCGTCACTGATACCACACTGGCGAAGACGGTCGAGAGATTCTTGTAG
- the LOC133931079 gene encoding E3 ubiquitin-protein ligase RMA1-like: MEVDMKPRRVRVSAAANEQTPPSWCSICLEPVVTRCGHLYCRPCMYRWLDSKQHDVGRCPVCKAAVSEEHLVPLYGRGCSSGTTGSGLHLHSTTCRGPSPTTYFNGIALAVLLPWATTTRGAERPRPPSMRLNWNGDRRVARRRP; this comes from the exons ATGGAGGTGGATATGAAGCCCCGCAGGGTGAGGGTGAGCGCTGCAGCCAACGAGCAGACGCCGCCGTCTTGGTGCAGCATCTGCCTGGAGCCGGTGGTGACGCGGTGCGGGCACCTCTACTGCCGGCCGTGCATGTACCGGTGGCTCGACTCCAAGCAGCACGACGTCGGGCGGTGCCCCGTCTGCAAGGCCGCCGTCTCCGAGGAACACCTCGTGCCGCTCTACGGCCGTGGCTGCAGCAGCGGCACTACTGGTAGTGGTCTGCATCTGCAT AGTACGACGTGCCGAGGTCCGAGTCCGACCACATACTTCAACGGCATTGCCCTGGCGGTCCTACTTCCCTGGGCGACAACTACAAGGGGCGCCGAGAGGCCGAGGCCGCCATCGATGCGTCTGAACTGGAATGGAGACAGGAGGGTGGCACGGCGGCGACCATAG
- the LOC133931171 gene encoding V-type proton ATPase subunit F-like has translation MAGRANIPTNNSALIAIIADEDTVTGFLMAGVGNVDLRKKTNYLLVDNKTTVKQIEDAFKEFTAREDIAIVLISQYIANMIRFLVDSYNKPVPAILEIPSKEHPYDPAHDSVLSRVKYLFSAESVASDRR, from the exons ATGGCGGGGAGGGCCAACATCCCTACCAACAACTCCGCGCTCATCGCTATCATCGCCGACGAG GACACCGTCACTGGCTTCTTGATGGCTGGGGTTGGTAATGTTGATCTGCGCAAGAAAACAAACTACCTCCTCGTCGATAACA AAACTACAGTGAAACAGATTGAAGATGCATTTAAAGAGTTTACTGCAAGGGAGGATATTGCTATTGTGCTCATCAGTCAATAT ATTGCGAACATGATAAGATTTCTGGTGGATAGCTACAACAAGCCAGTCCCTGCTATACTGGAGATCCCATCCAAGGAGCATCCATATGATCCAGCGCATGACTCGGTCCTCTCTCGCGTGAAGTATCTGTTCTCTGCCGAATCAGTGGCATCTGATAGGCGATGA
- the LOC133931173 gene encoding uncharacterized protein LOC133931173, translating to MFLMISTPIPVLCWSTISFIITSKNKKRDQAGRGRSMEMAPPCSSGTRPSAAATPPLLLLLRPPSPRRLTSFLPLPVKSRPASSAHCSSSSSSYNGWADLAAAPDLPFPLPLQSRTTKHALFLLLPAAALSLSLSLSLSRLPPLPLLAAAFTAGFAARHLSSTQSRRLSAVLADLDAQVRALRGQLASGASSDPGLLIEAVDRLHDAVLDAAQANNDSTAAVSDALPPVLGALGKELADCFGGWARDTVRDLSSPRKKPKDNNSDVKVLGKANQPPAAPAAAGAGAQAQIDDGNELVDSSIHAAAAVQKSFDSAVVGNACGRPLDMLPFDEDANQPEDAEMGPQGKLGDARLERLVFKHRHGCHGVQSDPFQGASSRFATESMESSLLERTVEIRDRSYRLKIERRDSESQVSEAQEGSPDSFVSNVSSIDPTYNETASTDSDGREFSRNVKEATEILRKARECMMARADEETADTLLYKSARLLSAAVALRPTSLVAVGQLGNTYLLHGELKLKISRELRTLLANSGAFLHGRERVPRSTKVDRRILSRENISSALVDVCEECESLLVEAGRSYRTALAIDSGDVKALYNWGLALIFRAQLLADIGPEAAVDADGVYLAAIDKFDAMLSKSNSYAPEALYRWGTALQQRSHLRPRNNKEKIRLLEQAKSLFEDVLYVEADNKMVREALSSCISELNYHGRWL from the exons ATGTTCTTGATGATCTCCACTCCCATCCCAGTGCTCTGCTGGAGTACCATTTCATTCATCATCACCAGCAAGAATAAGAAGAGAGACCAAGCAGGCAGAGGCAGGTCCATGGAGATGGCTCCTCCTTGTTCCTCCGGCACCCGACCATCAGCTGCAGCTACTCCCCCTCTCTTGCTCCTCTTGAGGCCTCCATCCCCGCGTCGCCTCACTTCTTTCCTCCCGCTCCCCGTCAAGTCGAGACCTGCCTCCTCCGCCCactgttcctcctcctcctcgtcatacAACGGCTGGGCCGACCTCGCCGCGGCGCCAGACCTCCCCTTTCCTCTCCCGCTCCAATCCCGCACCACCAAGCATGCcctgttcctcctcctccccgccgccgctctctccctctccctctccctctccctctcccgcctccctcccctccccctcctcgccgccgccttcaCCGCCGGATTCGCCGCGAGGCACCTCTCCTCCACACAATCCCGACGCCTATCCGCCGTCCTCGCGGATCTCGACGCCCAAGTCCGCGCCTTGAGGGGCCAGTTGGCCTCCGGCGCCTCCTCCGACCCGGGCCTCCTCATCGAGGCCGTGGATCGCCTGCACGATGCGGTCCTGGACGCCGCCCAGGCCAACAACGACTCCACGGCCGCAGTGTCCGATGCGCTCCCTCCCGTGCTCGGGGCGCTGGGGAAGGAGCTCGCCGACTGTTTCGGTGGCTGGGCACGAGACACCGTGCGGGACCTCAGCTCGCCGCGTAAGAAGCCCAAGGACAACAACTCAGATGTCAAAGTTCTGGGCAAGGCCAACCAGCCTCCTGCTGCTCccgctgctgctggtgctggtgctcaAGCTCAAATAGACGATGGGAATGAACTCGTGGACTCATCAATccatgctgctgctgcagtaCAAAAGTCTTTTGATTCAGCAGTCGTCGGCAATGCATGCGGAAGGCCGCTTGACATGCTGCCGTTCGACGAGGATGCCAACCAACCGGAGGATGCAGAAATGGGCCCTCAGGGGAAGCTGGGAGATGCTCGATTGGAGAGACTGGTGTTCAAGCACAGGCATGGGTGCCACGGTGTGCAAAGTGATCCATTTCAAGGTGCCTCTAGTAGGTTTGCTACCGAATCCATGGAGTCGTCTTTGCTGGAGAGGACCGTCGAAATTCGGGATAGGTCCTACAGGTTGAAGATTGAGCGCCGCGACAGTGAGAGCCAAGTGAGTGAAGCACAAGAGGGTTCACCTGACAGCTTTGTTAGTAATGTTTCCAGTATAGATCCTACATATAATGAAACCGCCTCTACGGATTCGGATGGCAGAGAGTTCAGCCGCAATGTTAAGGAGGCAACAGAGATCTTGAGGAAGGCGAGGGAATGCATGATGGCCAGGGCTGATGAAGAGACTGCAGACACGTTGCTGTACAAATCAGCTAGGCTCCTTTCCGCAGCTGTAGCTTTGAGGCCAACAAGTCTGGTGGCAGTGGGTCAGTTAGGGAACACGTACCTCCTCCACGGAGAGCTCAAGCTGAAGATCAGTCGCGAGCTGAGAACGCTCTTGGCCAACAGCGGGGCTTTTCTTCATGGAAGAGAGCGTGTTCCACGGTCCACCAAAGTAGATAGAAGAATCTTAAGCAGAGAGAACATTTCATCCGCACTAGTTGATGTTTGTGAAGAGTGTGAAAGCCTCCTTGTTGAGGCTGGGAGAAGCTACCGGACAGCCCTGGCGATTGATTCAGGTGATGTCAAGGCATTGTACAATTGGGGGCTCGCACTTATTTTTCGGGCCCAGCTACTTGCTGATATCGGACCG GAAGCGGCAGTTGATGCTGACGGGGTGTATTTGGCTGCAATTGATAAGTTTGATGCCATGTTGTCCAAAAGCAACAGTTACGCTCCAGAAG CTCTCTACCGATGGGGCACCGCACTGCAGCAGCGCTCCCATCTCCGCCCTCGGAACAACAAGGAGAAGATAAGGCTTCTGGAGCAGGCCAAGAGTTTGTTTGAAGACGTCCTGTATGTGGAGGCAGATAACAAGATGGTGAGAGAGGCCCTGTCATCATGCATATCAGAGCTTAACTACCATGGCCGATGGCTGTAG